The Metamycoplasma canadense genomic interval AATTACAAAATTAAATATTTAAAATAAGAGGCAATATGATGAATAAAATAATGATTGTCGAATCACCAAATAAAGTTCACACAATACAAAAAATAGTTGGTGATGAAATTAGAGTTGTAGCAAGTGTGGGTCATATTTTAAAACTTTCGACTACTGGACTAAATAATTTAGGTATAGATTTTGAAAATTGAGAACCTAAAATGGTTCCTGATCCTTTGAAAAAAAATATTATTTCGGAATTAAAAAAAATAACTAAACCAGCTGATCAAGTATTAATTGCAACTGACCCTGATCGTGAAGGTGAAGCAATTGCTAATAATCTGGTTACTACTTTAAAATTAGATAATAAATACAAAAGAATTAAATATAATGAAATTACTGAAGAAGCAATAAAATTTGCAATTGAAAATCCTTTAGAAATTGATAATAATCTAGTTAATGCACAAAAATCTAGAAGAATGCTTGATCGCATTATAGGTTTTAGATTATCTCAACTTATGCAACAAAAAATTAAAAATGCTCCTACTTATCCTTCTGCCGGTAGAGTACAATCTATTGCCTTAAAATTAGTTTGTGATCGTGAAAAAGAAATTGAAAATTTTAATCCTATTTTATATTCAAAAATAAACGTAAATTTAGAAAATAATTTAAACGCTAGTTTATATTTAAAACAAAATAAGGATTTTGATGATAATACTTGGCTATCTCGTGATAATGCTGATTTAATTTTAAACCAATTATTAAAAAGTAATTATGAATTAATTGTTGATGAAATTTCAATTACAAAAAGAAAAGAAAGCGCATACACTCCTTTTAAACAATCAATTTTGTATAAAGAAGCTAAATATAACTCACAAGTCGTTCAAGTTTCAGCGCAAAAATTATTTGAAAGTGGATTAATTTCTTATCCAAGAACAGATTCAACACGATTAAGCGAAGGGTTTATTTTAAAAGCGAGAAAATATATTGAGAATCGCTTTGGTGAAAAATATATAGCTAAAGAAATTAAGGGTTTCTCAGGAACACAGGATGCTCATGAAGCAATAAGACCAACACAGATTGATTTAACACCTGAAGACGCTAAAGTAAAATACAATTTAAATGATGTTGATGCTTATATTTATAAAATTATTTATGATAAAACAATACTTTCATTAATGACAACACCTGAAAAAGAAATTCATAAATTCAACTTAAAACAAGATGGAAAATACTTTAGAATGTCATTTAGTAAAGTTATTTTTGATGGATATTATGCCTATTTAGGAACTGAAGAAATTATTAATATTCCTTCATTTAAAAAAGGTGATGTTATTAAGGCTAAAGAATTTATTAAAGAAGATAAACAAACACTTCCTCCAAGTAGATATTCTGAAGGTTCATTAATTAAAAAATTAGATGATATAAAAGTTGGTAGACCTTCAACATTTGCATCAACAATTTCTGTTATTAAACAAAGACTATTTGTTGAATTAAATGATGGTTATTTAGTGCCGAGTGAATTTGGAAAAATTGTTTTAGAAAAACTTTTAACTAGTTTCCCTAAAACAATTAACGAAGAATATACGGCTAAAATAGAAGGAAAATTAGACTTAATTTCAGAAGGAAATGAAGATTACAAGAATGTTATGCAAAAATTCTGAAATAGTTTTAACCAAAGATACAATGATATTAAGGACGAGTTAAATATAACAATTTTAGAACCTAATATGTTAGACGAAAAATGTCCTGAATGTAATGCAAACTTAGTTTATCGATATACAAAAATTAAAAAGCAAAAATTTATTGGTTGTTCTGCATTCCCTAGTTGTCGCTATATTAAAAATATTGATAATCCTAATAAAAAATATTATCGTCGAAAAAAATCTTAATTTTAAATAAAATACATTAAAAACAAAAGTCTAAATGTATTTTATTTTTTAATATTTATTTTAAATATTAATTTAAAATAGTAAAATTGATATCATGAAAACTAAAATCAAAAGAATTAAAAAAATTTCTGGGATATGAACTTTATTTATAATTCCGACGCTTACATTATCAGCTATAGCTGGTGCAACATATTTTGTAATTAAGAATTCAAGAAGTATTCAAAAGGAATATTGAAGTGTTGAAAAATTTAATAAAGCAGTAAATGAAATAAAAATTGAAAATCGTGTAGTTGGCGCAATTATTGCTAAAGATTTATTAACAGATTTTAATGATCAAAAAGAAAAATCACAAAAAAAATTAGATGAATATTTTAAAAAATATCCAGAAATTAAAGATGAATCAAAAGTCAAAAAAAATAAAAATAAATATAAAAAAATAATTGAAAATAAACCAAAACCATTTGATGCTAATCTTTTTTTGAATAATAAAATTAATAATCGTTTAGACTTTGAAAAAACAAAATTCTTAGATTTTAGATATATTGGTTTGGAAGAAGTAAAAGAGGATAAAAATTCATTAAGAGTTCATTTTGAGATATATTTAAATTATAAATATGCTACTGGTGTTTTTGAAACTAATAAAATAAAATCAACTCCAAATTCAAAATATTATTTTAAATCAAGTCAAATAGTTAAATTTTTATCAAATGATTTAAAAACATATCAAGGTTCTGAATTTTTAAAAAGATGATCAGAAATTAAAAAAGAAGCAGAAGAAATTATTAAAAAGTATGATTTATTAAATAAACAACTCGAAAAAGAAATATTATCTTCAGAACAAAGAATTAGATATATTGAAAAAATAAATAATAAAAGTAATTCTGAAATACAAGAAATTAATCAATTAAGAGATAAAATAAATAATTTAAAAGAAGAACAAAAGAAGGTATTTACAAATATTTCTTTTCAAAATGAAATATTTAATTGATTTATCGATGCAATTAATAAAACAGATGCTTTTCCAGATATATATCCAGAAAATAATTTTAAAATTATTCCTGGAAGCGAAAAAGATAACGATGCATTTGTAACTTGAAATCCAAAAAAAGGACTAAATGAATTAAAAATTGTATATAAATTCGAAAATAAAACTAACAAAATAATAAAAAGTGAAAGTCAAATTAAAATATTTACTTTAGAAGTTTAAGTAAAAAATAAATATGAAAAAAAATATTTTAAAATTAATAAAAAAAGAAATAAAAGAAAATAAAAAACTAATTAAAATTGTTAAAAAAAACAAATGAAAAATTAATTTAGATAATGAAATAAATTTATTGAAAGATCCTCTTGTTGATTGTAATGAACACAAAAAAAATTGTCAAGATTTTTTAAATAGGTTAAATGATTTAAAGTAATCTTGATTTATTTTTTAAATTAATATTTTTAATTTTAAGGAGAAAAGAAACTAAATTATGAAAAAGAAAATTAATATAGCTATTGATGGACCCTCAGGAGTAGGAAAAACTGTTATGTCAAAAATGTTAGCGAAAAAGCTTGGGTATAATTTTATAAGTAGCGGTAATTTATATCGAGCCGTTGCTTATAATGCTCTTCAAAATAATATTGATTTAAAAGATGAACAAGCAATTAATAATTCATGAAATTTTAATGATTTATATATAACTTCCGATGAAAAAGTATTTTTAAGAAATGAAGATATTTCATTAAAAATAAGAGAAAGTTATGTTTCCTTAGCTGCTTCAAATATTGCAAAGTTTCAATCTCTAAGATTAAAAATAAATCAATTTATACAACAATTCGGAAGTTTAAATAAAGGTATAATCGTTGATGGGCGTGATGCAACTTATCGTATTTTACCAGATGCAGAAGTTAAATTTTTTTTATGAGCAACACCCGAAATTAGGGCAAAAAGAAGACAAAAACAAAATATTGATTTAGGTATTCAATGCGATTATGAAAAAATATTAGAAGACATTAAAATACGTGATTTCAATGATACAAATAGAGCTATTGATCCTTTGATGGTAACTGAAGGTAGTATAAAAATTGATTCAACAGATATGAGTGTTGAAGAGAATTTTAAAGTTATGTTAGATGAAGTAATGAAAAGGTTAGGATAATTATGAAAAATACAATTGCATTAATTGGAAAACCTAATGTTGGAAAATCAACTTTATTTAATAAAATAATCGATAAAAGAAAGTCAATTGTTTATGATACTCCTGGAGTAACTAGAGATAGAATTTATGATGTTGCTAATTGATCGGGATATAATTTTAATATAATTGATACTGGCGGAATTACACAAGAAAATGGTAATTTTAAGGAAGATATTAAAAAGCAAGCTGAAATTGCTATTAATGAAGCACAAATTATTATTTTTATTGTTGATGGTCGTCAACCATTAACAACAGAAGATTTTTTTGTTGCTAGCATTTTAAGAAGATCAAATAAAATAGTATTATTAGCATTAAATAAACTAGAATCAAATAATAATTATTTTTTTGATAGTGAAATTTATAAACTTGGTTTTGAAAAAATTTTTCCAATAAGTGCAATACATGGTGACGGGATTGGAAATTTATTAGATGAAGTTATAAATAATTTTGTTACAAATAAAGAAAATAATTCTCAAAATTTTAAATTAACTATCTTAGGTCCAGCTAATGCAGGAAAGTCAACTTTGTTAAATTGTCTATCAAACGAAGAAAGATCAATTGTTTCAAATATCGCCGGAACAACAAGAGATTCAGTTTCTTCTTTTGTTACTATAAATAATGAGGAATTTGAAATTATAGATACAGCCGGAATAAAAAGAAAAAGTAAATTAACCGATAGCATTGAACACTATGCACTTATGCGAGCTACTGATTCTATTCAAGAAGCAGATTTGTGTTTACTAATGTTAGATGCAACCGAAGAAGTAAGTCACTTTAGCCAAAATATTATTGGTATTGCTTATGAATTAAAAAAACCATTAATAATTATTGTAAATAAGTGAGATTTAATCGAAAAAGATACAAATACAATGGCTATTTACAAGAAAAACTTATCAAAAAAATTAAAATTTGTTGATTGAGCTCCAGTTATTTTTATTTCAGCTAAAAATAAACAAAGAATTAATAAGCTTAAAGAAGAAATAATTAATGTTAAAAATAACATTTCAAGGAAAATTAATACTAACCAACTAAATAGCATAATGATGACTGCTCAAATGATTAAACCTGCATCGCCAATTAAAGGAAAAAGATTATCAATTACATTTTCAAAACAAATAGATGGAAAAATTCCTACATTTTTACTTTTTGTAAATGATGTTAAATGTGCTCATTTTACTTATTTAAGGTACATTGAAAATCAAATTAGACAGAACTATAATTTTTCAGGAACTCCTATTAATTTGATTTTAAAAAACAAAAATAAAAAAGAGGAAAATAAATAATGAAAAATAAAATTGCTATTTTAGGTAGCGGAGCTA includes:
- the topA gene encoding type I DNA topoisomerase, with product MMNKIMIVESPNKVHTIQKIVGDEIRVVASVGHILKLSTTGLNNLGIDFENWEPKMVPDPLKKNIISELKKITKPADQVLIATDPDREGEAIANNLVTTLKLDNKYKRIKYNEITEEAIKFAIENPLEIDNNLVNAQKSRRMLDRIIGFRLSQLMQQKIKNAPTYPSAGRVQSIALKLVCDREKEIENFNPILYSKINVNLENNLNASLYLKQNKDFDDNTWLSRDNADLILNQLLKSNYELIVDEISITKRKESAYTPFKQSILYKEAKYNSQVVQVSAQKLFESGLISYPRTDSTRLSEGFILKARKYIENRFGEKYIAKEIKGFSGTQDAHEAIRPTQIDLTPEDAKVKYNLNDVDAYIYKIIYDKTILSLMTTPEKEIHKFNLKQDGKYFRMSFSKVIFDGYYAYLGTEEIINIPSFKKGDVIKAKEFIKEDKQTLPPSRYSEGSLIKKLDDIKVGRPSTFASTISVIKQRLFVELNDGYLVPSEFGKIVLEKLLTSFPKTINEEYTAKIEGKLDLISEGNEDYKNVMQKFWNSFNQRYNDIKDELNITILEPNMLDEKCPECNANLVYRYTKIKKQKFIGCSAFPSCRYIKNIDNPNKKYYRRKKS
- the cmk gene encoding (d)CMP kinase is translated as MKKKINIAIDGPSGVGKTVMSKMLAKKLGYNFISSGNLYRAVAYNALQNNIDLKDEQAINNSWNFNDLYITSDEKVFLRNEDISLKIRESYVSLAASNIAKFQSLRLKINQFIQQFGSLNKGIIVDGRDATYRILPDAEVKFFLWATPEIRAKRRQKQNIDLGIQCDYEKILEDIKIRDFNDTNRAIDPLMVTEGSIKIDSTDMSVEENFKVMLDEVMKRLG
- the der gene encoding ribosome biogenesis GTPase Der — translated: MKNTIALIGKPNVGKSTLFNKIIDKRKSIVYDTPGVTRDRIYDVANWSGYNFNIIDTGGITQENGNFKEDIKKQAEIAINEAQIIIFIVDGRQPLTTEDFFVASILRRSNKIVLLALNKLESNNNYFFDSEIYKLGFEKIFPISAIHGDGIGNLLDEVINNFVTNKENNSQNFKLTILGPANAGKSTLLNCLSNEERSIVSNIAGTTRDSVSSFVTINNEEFEIIDTAGIKRKSKLTDSIEHYALMRATDSIQEADLCLLMLDATEEVSHFSQNIIGIAYELKKPLIIIVNKWDLIEKDTNTMAIYKKNLSKKLKFVDWAPVIFISAKNKQRINKLKEEIINVKNNISRKINTNQLNSIMMTAQMIKPASPIKGKRLSITFSKQIDGKIPTFLLFVNDVKCAHFTYLRYIENQIRQNYNFSGTPINLILKNKNKKEENK